In Caproicibacterium amylolyticum, a genomic segment contains:
- a CDS encoding glycoside hydrolase family 130 protein, whose product MSHLKGNVLPDMPWQEKPANCRMPVWRYSENPIITRDAVPNANSIFNSAVVPFGEGYAGVFRCDSRSVSMDIFAGFSKDGIHWEISAQPISFEGDPEVTKREYRYDPRVCFIEDRYYITWCNGYHGPTIGIAYTFDFKTFYQLENAFLPYNRNGVLFPRKIGEHYAMLSRPSDTGHTPFGDIFYSESPDLTFWGKHRWVMGQITGDASAWQSKKIGPGPTPIETDEGWLLIYHGVINTCNGFVYRIGCALLDLEKPWIVKARSRNYILAPQELYECVGDVPNVTFPCAVLTDAPTGRIAIYYGCADTVTGLAFTTAEELLQYMKDYPLEETT is encoded by the coding sequence ATGAGCCATTTGAAAGGAAATGTCCTGCCCGACATGCCGTGGCAGGAAAAACCGGCAAATTGCCGGATGCCCGTCTGGAGGTACAGTGAAAATCCGATTATTACGCGGGACGCCGTGCCGAATGCCAACAGTATTTTTAATTCCGCGGTGGTACCGTTTGGTGAGGGGTACGCCGGTGTATTCCGCTGCGATTCCCGTTCCGTCAGCATGGATATTTTTGCGGGTTTCAGCAAAGACGGCATTCATTGGGAGATTTCCGCGCAGCCGATTTCCTTTGAGGGTGACCCGGAAGTTACAAAGCGGGAGTATCGTTACGACCCGCGTGTCTGCTTTATAGAGGACCGCTACTACATTACCTGGTGCAACGGTTACCACGGGCCGACTATCGGTATTGCGTATACCTTTGACTTCAAAACATTTTATCAGCTGGAAAATGCCTTTTTGCCCTACAACCGCAACGGCGTGCTGTTTCCGCGAAAAATCGGGGAACACTATGCAATGCTTTCCCGCCCAAGTGATACCGGACACACTCCTTTCGGCGATATCTTTTACAGCGAAAGTCCGGATTTGACTTTTTGGGGAAAACATCGCTGGGTGATGGGGCAAATTACCGGGGACGCTTCCGCCTGGCAGTCCAAAAAAATTGGCCCGGGGCCGACTCCGATTGAAACAGATGAAGGTTGGCTGCTGATTTACCACGGGGTCATCAACACCTGCAACGGCTTTGTCTACCGCATCGGCTGTGCACTGCTGGACTTGGAAAAGCCGTGGATCGTAAAGGCGCGCTCCCGCAACTACATCCTTGCACCGCAGGAACTGTATGAATGTGTAGGCGATGTGCCAAATGTTACCTTCCCCTGCGCGGTGCTGACCGACGCACCCACCGGCCGCATTGCCATTTACTATGGTTGTGCGGATACTGTGACCGGCCTTGCCTTTACAACTGCAGAGGAACTGCTGCAGTATATGAAAGATTATCCTTTGGAGGAAACCACATGA
- a CDS encoding alpha-mannosidase, producing MIFAKERAQVICDQLKKAKCVQKLELTDWQRKEGNFLRPADADKSETPWQTFDSRTMHWYGPDKHDWFRTTLTVPQSFDGRPLWFNIRTQIDEWDDGKNPQFLLFLNGEIVQGIDMNHREALITRSAKAGETYQVDLQAYTGTLHDEFRLLGEAMEIDPQVEGMYYDLQIPLWSLARMEKDCRTRYEIETVLNDTVNLLDMRCVPSQDFTDSVKKARAYIGEKLYTELAGHDDVIATCIGHTHIDVAWWWTVEQTREKVARSFSTVLKLMEEYPDYKFMSSQPQLYQFLKDRYPELYAKVKQRIAEGRWEPEGGMWLEADCNLTSGESLVRQFLNGKRFFREEFGKDNKVLWLPDVFGYSGALPQIAKKCGIDYFMTTKLSWNQFNKIPYDTLNWRGIDGTEILTHFITTLGVGQPTGNFFTTYNGMLHPDSVMGAWDRYQNKEINNDVLIAYGYGDGGGGPTREMLETSKRLEKGIQGVPKVRQEFAGTYFRELEERVAGNKRLPVWEGEFYFEYHRGTYTSMARNKRANRKSELMLMDLELLSVLAERAGMDYPAKELEQMWKIVLLNQFHDILPGSAIHEVYEQTKKEYAALAEQAQRLIRERLHLLAGNGGAQVLFNTLSFVRDDVVILDGCNASALRLPDGSTAPVQKCADGTAVAYVTGLPAKGCASLLPCSAEHAENPLQISDSGIETPFYSVKFTADGCFASVFDKENNREVLQPGKSANLMRVYEDKPIYYDNWDIDIFYKEKYWDVTDAQSIEWTERGPVRATLQIERKFQGSLIRQKIHFYANLRRIDFESYVDWHEHQQLLKVHFPLAIHTDEATFDIQFGNVKRKVTQNTSWEVARFESCGHKWADLSEGGYGVSLLNDCKYGHSVHDGDLALTLIKSGIEPNPTTDQEEHFFTYSLYPHRGSWQEGETAKEAAKLNQPAYAVQGGESLNNSFLSVDAEHVMLETVKQAEDGTGTVVRIYDYQNQRGPVTITAAVPIASVTECNLIEEEQKAVPYDGNRFTFHIDPYEIKTYKIQFATE from the coding sequence ATGATTTTTGCAAAAGAACGGGCACAGGTAATCTGTGACCAACTGAAAAAAGCAAAATGCGTGCAGAAGCTGGAGCTGACCGATTGGCAGCGCAAGGAAGGGAACTTTCTGCGCCCGGCAGATGCCGACAAATCCGAAACACCGTGGCAGACGTTTGACAGCCGCACCATGCACTGGTACGGGCCGGACAAACACGATTGGTTCCGCACTACGCTGACCGTGCCGCAGAGTTTTGACGGCCGTCCGCTCTGGTTCAACATCCGTACTCAGATTGACGAGTGGGATGACGGCAAAAACCCGCAGTTTTTGCTGTTCCTGAACGGCGAAATCGTACAGGGAATCGACATGAACCACCGCGAAGCACTCATAACCCGCAGCGCAAAGGCAGGGGAAACCTATCAGGTGGACCTGCAGGCGTATACCGGTACCCTGCACGATGAATTCCGCTTGCTGGGGGAAGCAATGGAGATTGACCCCCAAGTGGAGGGCATGTACTATGACCTGCAGATTCCGCTCTGGTCACTGGCGCGCATGGAAAAGGATTGCCGTACGCGCTATGAAATTGAAACGGTTCTTAATGACACAGTGAACCTATTGGATATGCGCTGTGTGCCGTCACAGGACTTTACCGATTCCGTAAAAAAGGCACGTGCTTACATCGGCGAAAAGCTGTACACTGAGCTTGCCGGTCACGATGACGTAATTGCTACCTGCATCGGCCACACACACATTGACGTTGCGTGGTGGTGGACGGTAGAGCAGACGCGCGAAAAAGTTGCGCGCAGCTTTTCCACGGTGCTCAAGCTGATGGAGGAATACCCGGATTACAAATTCATGTCCAGCCAGCCGCAGCTTTATCAGTTCCTGAAAGACCGCTACCCGGAGCTGTACGCAAAAGTGAAGCAGCGCATTGCGGAGGGTCGCTGGGAACCGGAAGGCGGCATGTGGCTGGAAGCCGACTGCAACCTGACTTCCGGCGAATCGTTGGTGCGACAGTTTCTGAACGGCAAGCGCTTTTTCCGTGAAGAATTCGGCAAGGACAACAAAGTGCTTTGGCTGCCGGATGTGTTCGGCTACTCCGGGGCGCTGCCGCAGATTGCAAAAAAGTGCGGCATTGATTATTTTATGACCACCAAGCTTTCATGGAACCAGTTCAATAAAATACCGTATGATACTCTGAATTGGCGCGGCATTGACGGCACTGAAATCCTGACGCATTTCATCACGACGCTGGGTGTAGGGCAGCCGACCGGAAACTTCTTTACAACGTACAACGGCATGCTGCATCCAGATTCCGTTATGGGCGCATGGGACCGTTACCAGAACAAAGAAATCAACAATGACGTTTTGATTGCCTACGGCTACGGCGACGGCGGCGGCGGCCCGACCCGCGAGATGCTGGAAACCTCCAAGCGCTTGGAAAAAGGTATACAGGGTGTGCCGAAGGTGCGGCAGGAGTTCGCCGGAACCTATTTCCGCGAACTGGAAGAAAGAGTCGCCGGAAACAAGCGCCTGCCTGTGTGGGAGGGTGAGTTCTATTTTGAATATCACCGCGGTACCTATACCTCCATGGCACGCAACAAGCGCGCTAACCGCAAGAGTGAACTGATGCTCATGGATTTGGAACTGCTTTCTGTGCTGGCAGAACGCGCGGGAATGGACTACCCCGCAAAAGAACTGGAGCAGATGTGGAAAATCGTGCTGCTTAATCAGTTCCATGATATTCTGCCCGGCAGCGCTATCCATGAAGTATACGAGCAGACGAAAAAGGAATATGCCGCACTTGCAGAGCAGGCACAGCGGCTGATTCGCGAGCGGCTGCATCTGCTTGCCGGAAACGGTGGGGCGCAGGTGCTGTTTAATACACTCAGCTTTGTGCGGGATGACGTAGTTATACTGGACGGCTGCAACGCTTCTGCATTGCGCCTGCCGGACGGCAGCACAGCACCCGTGCAGAAGTGCGCGGATGGTACCGCCGTTGCCTATGTGACCGGGCTTCCGGCAAAAGGCTGTGCAAGCCTGCTGCCGTGCAGCGCGGAGCATGCGGAGAATCCGCTGCAGATTTCTGACAGCGGAATTGAAACACCGTTCTACTCTGTAAAATTTACAGCGGATGGCTGCTTTGCTTCTGTGTTTGATAAAGAAAATAATCGTGAAGTGCTGCAGCCCGGTAAATCGGCAAACCTGATGCGCGTTTATGAAGATAAGCCGATTTATTACGATAACTGGGACATTGATATTTTCTACAAAGAGAAATACTGGGATGTCACCGATGCGCAGTCCATCGAGTGGACGGAGCGCGGCCCGGTACGTGCAACATTACAGATTGAACGGAAATTTCAGGGCTCCCTCATTCGGCAGAAAATTCATTTTTACGCAAATCTGCGCCGCATCGACTTTGAAAGCTATGTGGACTGGCACGAGCATCAGCAGTTGCTGAAAGTGCATTTCCCGCTGGCGATTCATACAGACGAGGCAACGTTTGACATTCAGTTCGGAAACGTCAAGCGCAAAGTGACGCAGAACACCAGCTGGGAAGTCGCACGCTTTGAATCCTGCGGGCACAAGTGGGCGGACCTTTCCGAGGGCGGCTACGGTGTTTCCCTGCTGAATGACTGCAAGTACGGTCATTCCGTACATGACGGTGACCTTGCTTTGACACTGATTAAATCCGGCATTGAGCCGAACCCCACCACCGACCAGGAAGAGCATTTCTTCACCTACTCTTTGTACCCGCATAGGGGTTCCTGGCAGGAGGGCGAAACCGCCAAAGAGGCGGCAAAGCTGAACCAGCCTGCTTATGCCGTGCAGGGCGGAGAGAGCCTGAACAATTCGTTCCTTTCTGTGGACGCAGAACACGTTATGCTGGAAACCGTAAAGCAGGCAGAGGACGGCACCGGCACAGTTGTGCGTATTTACGATTACCAGAATCAGCGCGGCCCAGTTACCATCACTGCGGCGGTGCCGATTGCGTCGGTTACCGAGTGCAATCTGATTGAAGAGGAACAGAAAGCGGTTCCGTATGACGGAAACCGCTTTACGTTCCACATTGACCCGTACGAAATCAAGACCTATAAGATTCAGTTTGCCACAGAGTAA